A part of Magnetospirillum sp. ME-1 genomic DNA contains:
- the sodC gene encoding superoxide dismutase family protein yields MGRTFIFAGLGLVLAAGQALAAELVIPVNAIDANGIGAGIGTVTVRDTKGGLMVMPKLSGLTPGPHGFHVHENPSCQPKEQDGKMVPGLSAGGHYDPAKAARHEGPWGHGHLGDLPALAVNGDGTATDAMTAPKLKVSDLKGRAVIIHAGADNYADQPKPLGGGGGRVACGVVPAK; encoded by the coding sequence TTCATTTTCGCCGGCCTGGGATTGGTGCTGGCGGCCGGACAGGCGCTGGCCGCCGAACTGGTGATTCCGGTCAACGCCATCGACGCCAATGGAATCGGGGCCGGAATCGGCACCGTCACGGTCAGGGACACCAAGGGCGGGCTGATGGTCATGCCCAAGTTGTCCGGGCTGACCCCCGGGCCGCACGGCTTCCATGTCCACGAGAATCCGAGCTGCCAGCCCAAGGAGCAGGACGGCAAGATGGTGCCCGGTCTGTCCGCCGGCGGCCATTACGATCCGGCCAAGGCGGCCAGGCACGAAGGCCCCTGGGGCCACGGGCACCTGGGCGACCTGCCGGCGCTGGCGGTCAACGGCGACGGCACCGCCACCGACGCGATGACCGCGCCCAAGCTCAAGGTCTCCGACCTCAAGGGCCGGGCCGTGATCATCCATGCGGGGGCGGACAATTACGCCGACCAGCCCAAGCCCCTGGGCGGCGGCGGCGGCCGGGTGGCTTGCGGCGTGGTGCCCGCCAAATAG
- a CDS encoding cyclic nucleotide-binding domain-containing protein yields MNAQQRDNVTSDGHKLRPEDLAAVARLPLFCDLSPAVLAEITVEASVTKYARNDIIFRQGDAPDALRVVLDGQVGLTGTIADGGETMVEILKAGEMFIPAAVLTEKPFLMSAVTLTPARILSLPGERFRRDVRERPDLAYVMVTSLSRHFRTLVREVKDLKLKSAAQRLALYLIGLTAKREGSTIVRLPHSKSVIAARVGVRPETLSRAFAHLKGHGVVVDGNAVSIADIPALRAYCHEGEEVI; encoded by the coding sequence ATGAACGCGCAGCAACGGGACAACGTTACCTCTGATGGGCACAAATTGCGGCCGGAGGATCTGGCGGCAGTGGCCCGCCTGCCGCTGTTCTGCGACCTGAGCCCGGCCGTCCTGGCCGAGATCACCGTCGAGGCGTCCGTCACAAAATACGCCCGCAACGACATCATCTTCCGCCAGGGCGACGCCCCCGACGCCCTGCGCGTGGTGCTGGACGGGCAGGTGGGGCTGACCGGCACCATCGCCGACGGCGGCGAGACCATGGTGGAAATCCTCAAGGCCGGCGAGATGTTCATCCCGGCGGCGGTGCTGACCGAAAAGCCGTTCCTGATGAGCGCCGTGACGCTGACCCCGGCGCGCATCCTGTCGCTGCCGGGCGAGCGCTTCCGCCGCGATGTGCGCGAAAGGCCGGATCTGGCCTATGTCATGGTGACGTCGCTGTCGCGGCACTTCCGCACCCTGGTGCGCGAGGTCAAGGATCTGAAGCTGAAATCGGCGGCCCAGCGTCTGGCGCTGTACCTGATCGGCCTGACCGCCAAGCGCGAGGGCTCGACCATCGTGCGGCTGCCCCACTCGAAAAGCGTCATCGCCGCCCGGGTCGGCGTGCGGCCCGAAACCCTGTCGCGCGCCTTCGCCCATCTCAAGGGCCACGGCGTGGTGGTGGACGGCAACGCGGTGTCCATCGCCGACATTCCCGCCCTGCGCGCCTATTGCCACGAAGGCGAGGAAGTCATCTGA